The Muricauda sp. SCSIO 65647 genome includes a region encoding these proteins:
- a CDS encoding SDR family oxidoreductase, with the protein MKILLTGANGYIGMRLLPQLLQQGHDVVCAVRDEKRFSIDGETRKRIQVIEIDFLEDIKENTVPKDIDAAYYLIHSMTSSIGDFDEKEAQAAKRFNTLLKETNVRQVIYLSGIVNNEKLSKHLSSRKNVEEILYQGAFHLTVLRAGIIVGSGSSSFEIIRDLCEKLPLMITPKWVLTKTQPIAIRDVINFLTGVLGNEKTFDQSFDIGGPNVLTYKDMLKQYAKVRGFKNWIVTVPVMTPKLSSYWLYFVTSTSYKLAVNLVDSMKMEVVAKDDILQQLLHIKTHTYQEAISMAFRKIEQNLVVSSWKDSIASGQIKNDLEKYIQVPKYGVLKDEQKMKVEDSERAIANIWKIGGENGWYYGNWLWKIRGFLDKLNGGVGLRRGRTHPDRIYPGDALDFWRVLLADKKKRRLLLFAEMRLPGEAWLEFRIDDDNVLHQVATFRPRGLKGRLYWYSILPFHYFIFGGMIRNIAKH; encoded by the coding sequence ATGAAAATTCTACTGACAGGTGCCAACGGTTATATCGGCATGCGCCTATTGCCCCAATTGTTACAACAGGGGCACGACGTAGTCTGCGCGGTTCGTGACGAAAAACGATTTTCAATCGATGGGGAAACCCGTAAAAGAATACAGGTCATTGAAATCGACTTTTTGGAAGATATAAAGGAAAATACCGTTCCCAAAGACATCGACGCCGCCTATTACCTCATTCATTCAATGACCTCTTCAATCGGTGATTTCGATGAGAAGGAAGCCCAAGCAGCAAAAAGATTCAATACGCTGCTCAAAGAGACCAACGTAAGACAGGTTATCTATTTGAGCGGAATTGTAAACAATGAAAAGCTTTCGAAGCACCTTTCTTCAAGAAAAAACGTAGAAGAAATACTATATCAAGGTGCGTTTCACCTCACCGTGTTGCGGGCAGGTATCATTGTGGGATCGGGCAGTTCATCGTTTGAGATTATTCGTGATCTCTGTGAAAAGCTTCCCCTGATGATAACCCCCAAATGGGTGTTGACCAAGACACAACCCATTGCCATTAGGGATGTCATCAATTTTTTGACCGGTGTTCTCGGCAATGAAAAGACCTTTGACCAATCTTTCGATATTGGCGGCCCAAATGTATTGACCTACAAAGACATGCTGAAGCAATACGCCAAGGTACGTGGCTTCAAAAACTGGATCGTTACCGTACCCGTTATGACCCCGAAGCTATCTTCTTACTGGTTGTACTTCGTGACCTCTACCTCTTATAAGTTGGCCGTGAACTTAGTCGATAGTATGAAAATGGAAGTGGTCGCCAAAGACGATATACTTCAACAGTTATTACATATCAAAACCCACACCTACCAAGAGGCCATTTCAATGGCCTTCAGAAAAATCGAGCAAAATCTAGTGGTCAGCAGTTGGAAAGACAGCATTGCAAGTGGCCAAATCAAAAATGACCTTGAAAAATACATTCAGGTACCAAAATATGGCGTGTTGAAAGATGAGCAAAAAATGAAGGTTGAAGATTCAGAAAGGGCCATTGCGAACATTTGGAAAATAGGAGGTGAAAACGGATGGTATTATGGCAATTGGCTTTGGAAAATTCGTGGGTTTCTAGATAAGCTGAACGGTGGCGTGGGCTTGCGAAGGGGGCGTACCCATCCCGATAGAATTTATCCAGGTGATGCACTTGACTTTTGGAGGGTTTTACTGGCCGACAAAAAGAAAAGACGGCTTTTGCTGTTTGCGGAGATGCGGTTGCCCGGCGAGGCGTGGTTAGAATTTCGAATTGATGATGACAATGTACTACATCAAGTGGCCACCTTTAGGCCACGGGGGTTGAAAGGTCGTCTGTACTGGTACAGCATATTGCCTTTTCACTATTTCATTTTTGGTGGTATGATCAGAAATATTGCCAAACATTGA
- a CDS encoding carboxypeptidase-like regulatory domain-containing protein, which produces MGKQATVQLRKTSFKYNPSMYTPYFKLATIVFLLIGSIASGQIISSKVVDGKTGKPIPYATVQYGENKGVVTNDEGLFSFAIEESAETLDSVYISSMGYEKMGFAFDQLQDSIIKVRPKAIKLSGVYVFDKQFEVDEIIEKMKERLPENINNQPLKQRYFLRQSEFANIQKVDFGFEKSTIEELNKELIDSIALAIPRNSYHYKEALGDFYKTNKDVKVNVLKAAELYDKKDVNSFEDLGKRMETMFKKNVKPDSYLKIKSGIFSQKVQVEEILEETESEEAEVVEKEIQRDTISGLVDGQKWILDELLQEVYHQEDSKLDLIEKTRKYEFELMGYTDIDDAGVYVIDFKPKGGADFKGRLYVNIDDFAVMRIDFENLKNLRNFRLLGIFYRETLYKGTMRFAKLSNGRYDLKFADFSFGRWFRLDRPLDVIEKNKNVKGRRKQNELRLNVDFRMQNINKWEFVVFENTLIDQLQFEAFTEDKSVEATYMPNYDPEFWKGHNIMEPNQAIREFTSKEETN; this is translated from the coding sequence ATGGGCAAACAGGCAACCGTTCAGCTTCGAAAAACGTCTTTTAAATACAATCCCAGCATGTATACACCTTACTTCAAACTCGCTACGATAGTCTTTTTGCTGATAGGCAGTATTGCTTCAGGGCAAATTATTTCTTCAAAAGTGGTGGATGGAAAAACAGGAAAGCCCATCCCCTATGCCACTGTACAGTATGGTGAGAACAAAGGTGTGGTAACCAATGATGAGGGGCTTTTCAGTTTTGCCATCGAAGAATCCGCAGAAACGTTGGACTCCGTTTATATTTCATCAATGGGATATGAAAAAATGGGCTTTGCATTTGACCAACTTCAAGACAGTATCATTAAGGTCAGACCAAAGGCCATCAAGCTCAGTGGGGTCTATGTATTCGACAAACAGTTCGAGGTTGACGAAATCATCGAAAAGATGAAGGAGCGACTTCCTGAAAACATCAATAATCAGCCCCTAAAACAGCGGTATTTCTTACGACAGTCAGAATTTGCAAACATTCAAAAAGTAGATTTCGGTTTTGAGAAATCGACCATTGAAGAGTTGAACAAAGAACTTATCGATAGTATCGCGTTGGCCATTCCCAGAAATTCGTACCATTATAAAGAGGCCTTGGGCGATTTTTACAAAACAAACAAAGATGTTAAGGTAAATGTGCTGAAAGCCGCCGAATTGTATGATAAAAAGGATGTCAACTCTTTTGAAGATTTAGGCAAGCGCATGGAAACCATGTTCAAGAAAAATGTAAAACCAGATTCATATTTAAAAATCAAATCTGGAATTTTCAGCCAAAAGGTACAGGTAGAGGAAATTTTGGAGGAAACCGAATCAGAGGAAGCCGAAGTGGTCGAAAAAGAAATACAACGCGACACTATTTCAGGCTTGGTCGACGGCCAAAAATGGATTCTAGACGAGCTGTTGCAAGAGGTATACCACCAAGAAGACAGTAAACTCGATTTGATAGAAAAAACCCGAAAGTACGAATTTGAACTGATGGGTTATACCGATATCGATGATGCCGGGGTGTATGTCATCGACTTCAAGCCCAAAGGCGGTGCTGATTTTAAAGGCCGGCTTTATGTGAATATCGATGATTTTGCAGTGATGCGCATCGACTTTGAAAACCTAAAAAATCTGCGAAACTTTAGGTTGTTGGGCATTTTTTACCGTGAGACCCTCTATAAGGGCACCATGCGCTTTGCCAAACTGTCGAACGGCAGGTATGACCTTAAATTTGCAGATTTCAGCTTTGGCCGCTGGTTTCGATTAGATCGACCACTTGATGTCATTGAAAAGAACAAAAATGTCAAGGGTCGCAGAAAGCAGAACGAATTGCGGTTAAATGTAGATTTTCGAATGCAGAACATCAACAAATGGGAGTTTGTCGTTTTTGAAAACACCTTGATCGACCAATTGCAATTCGAGGCATTTACCGAAGACAAAAGTGTGGAAGCAACATATATGCCCAACTATGATCCCGAATTCTGGAAAGGGCATAATATCATGGAGCCCAATCAAGCCATAAGAGAATTCACCAGTAAGGAAGAAACAAATTAG
- a CDS encoding LytTR family DNA-binding domain-containing protein: MPNKYLGKYNDFVLFLILIPIINTINYHLTYATIRWDWYTYTTYTIDTLTGFVAWYLIRLVIIYMDKRIPYEKALVKRILWQVVVTNIVAQGFIIIETEVINGLFGDGPLPTKFYTYNLFIFFIWILVINGIYIGFYFHNEWKTAQKLREKELKLRSTGFEVLLGNTTKNIAFEDISTFYVEDKTTYLQTKNGKNFVIDGSLNRILPHLPKESFFRLNRKYIVRRENIKGYRKEVNGKLEVEFDIGSKLEKSTVSRTIAPDFKKWFAKTVQQV; the protein is encoded by the coding sequence ATGCCCAATAAATATCTTGGCAAATACAATGATTTTGTATTGTTTTTGATATTGATCCCCATTATCAATACCATCAACTACCACCTTACCTATGCCACCATTCGATGGGATTGGTATACCTACACCACCTATACGATCGACACCCTTACCGGGTTCGTGGCCTGGTATTTGATCCGTCTGGTCATCATATATATGGACAAAAGAATACCCTATGAAAAAGCCTTGGTCAAACGAATTCTATGGCAGGTAGTGGTGACCAATATAGTCGCCCAGGGATTCATTATTATAGAAACAGAAGTAATAAACGGGCTATTTGGTGACGGTCCGTTGCCAACTAAATTTTATACCTACAATCTGTTTATCTTCTTTATCTGGATATTGGTGATCAACGGTATCTATATTGGGTTTTATTTTCATAATGAATGGAAAACAGCCCAGAAATTGCGTGAAAAAGAGTTGAAGCTGCGTTCTACAGGTTTTGAAGTACTGTTGGGCAATACCACAAAAAATATTGCCTTTGAAGATATTTCAACTTTTTACGTAGAAGATAAAACCACTTATTTACAGACCAAGAATGGCAAAAACTTTGTTATTGATGGCTCATTGAACAGAATTCTTCCGCATCTTCCTAAGGAATCATTTTTTCGTTTGAATAGAAAATACATCGTTCGAAGAGAGAATATCAAAGGTTATCGTAAAGAGGTCAACGGAAAATTGGAAGTTGAATTCGATATAGGGAGCAAATTGGAAAAATCTACTGTCAGCCGTACCATAGCTCCTGATTTCAAAAAATGGTTTGCCAAGACAGTCCAGCAAGTCTGA
- the argS gene encoding arginine--tRNA ligase, which produces MDIQKVLEAKVKEAVKELYGAALPSVEFQPTRKDFEGDITIVVFPMLRAIKGNPVEIGTNIGNYLQENVAEVSKFNVVKGFLNLVISDAHYLEFFNTIQNVTDFGHADPDSKDALIVEYSSPNTNKPLHLGHIRNILLGYSVSEISKAAGHKVYKTQIINDRGIHICKSMLAWQKFGDGETPESSGLKGDHLVGKYYVAYDKIYKEEVAVLISEGKDKGVAEKEAPILLEAQEMLRKWEAGDEETVALWETMNGWVYQGFNETYRNLGVDFDKLYYESDTYLLGREVVNDGLEKGVFFKKDDGSVWIDLTDEGLDEKIVLRADGTAVYMTQDIGTAIQRVKDFNDINGMVYTVGNEQDYHFKVLFIILKKLGYSWAEKLHHLSYGMVDLPSGKMKSREGTVVDADDLIDNMEQTAEEISEELGKLEGYSEDEKRGLYHTIGLGALKYYILKVDPKKRILFNPEESVDFQGNTGPFIQYTYARIQSILRKAENIGISTVLDMTITLHEKEKELLKLVQLFPEKIQEAADNYSPALIANYTYDLVKEFNSFYQQVSILGETDEEKRNFRVLLSKKVGEVIQSAFKLLGIEVPERM; this is translated from the coding sequence ATGGATATCCAAAAGGTTTTAGAGGCGAAAGTCAAAGAAGCGGTAAAAGAGCTCTATGGGGCAGCATTACCATCGGTAGAGTTTCAACCTACCCGTAAAGATTTCGAGGGCGATATTACAATAGTGGTTTTCCCCATGCTTCGTGCCATCAAGGGAAACCCTGTGGAGATAGGAACCAATATTGGCAATTATCTTCAAGAAAATGTCGCTGAGGTATCAAAGTTCAACGTGGTCAAAGGTTTTTTGAACCTGGTCATCAGTGATGCCCATTACCTTGAGTTCTTCAATACCATTCAGAATGTGACCGACTTTGGCCATGCCGATCCCGATTCGAAAGATGCCTTGATAGTAGAGTATTCATCACCGAACACGAATAAACCCCTGCACTTGGGCCATATTCGCAATATTCTGTTGGGGTATTCTGTTTCAGAGATTTCTAAAGCTGCTGGCCATAAGGTTTACAAAACGCAGATCATTAACGATAGGGGCATCCATATCTGCAAGAGCATGTTGGCCTGGCAAAAGTTTGGCGATGGTGAAACTCCTGAATCATCTGGATTAAAAGGAGACCATTTGGTCGGGAAATATTATGTGGCCTATGACAAAATCTATAAAGAAGAGGTAGCCGTTTTGATTTCGGAAGGCAAAGACAAGGGAGTAGCCGAAAAGGAAGCCCCTATTTTGCTTGAAGCCCAAGAAATGCTCAGAAAATGGGAAGCGGGCGATGAAGAAACCGTGGCGCTTTGGGAAACAATGAACGGTTGGGTCTACCAAGGCTTTAATGAAACCTATCGAAACCTCGGGGTTGATTTCGATAAGCTATACTACGAGAGCGATACCTACCTTTTGGGCCGCGAGGTGGTCAACGACGGACTCGAAAAAGGGGTTTTCTTCAAAAAAGATGATGGTAGTGTATGGATCGATCTCACCGATGAGGGCCTTGACGAAAAGATCGTGCTTCGCGCAGATGGTACGGCCGTGTATATGACCCAAGATATCGGTACGGCCATTCAACGGGTCAAGGATTTTAATGATATCAACGGTATGGTCTATACCGTGGGCAATGAGCAAGATTACCATTTCAAGGTACTCTTCATCATTTTGAAGAAACTCGGTTATTCATGGGCCGAAAAGCTACACCATTTGAGCTATGGCATGGTCGATTTGCCCTCTGGAAAGATGAAAAGCCGTGAGGGTACGGTGGTCGATGCCGATGATCTTATTGACAATATGGAACAGACCGCCGAAGAAATCTCTGAAGAATTGGGCAAATTGGAGGGCTATTCAGAAGATGAAAAGAGAGGGCTATACCATACCATAGGGCTAGGGGCCTTGAAATACTATATTCTGAAGGTGGATCCCAAAAAGCGGATACTTTTCAACCCAGAAGAATCGGTTGATTTTCAGGGCAATACTGGGCCATTCATTCAATATACCTATGCACGGATCCAATCGATATTACGAAAGGCAGAAAATATCGGCATCTCGACCGTGCTCGACATGACAATAACGCTTCACGAAAAAGAAAAAGAGCTTCTCAAACTTGTGCAACTCTTCCCTGAAAAAATTCAGGAAGCGGCCGATAATTACAGTCCTGCGCTGATTGCCAACTATACCTATGATTTGGTCAAGGAGTTCAATTCGTTCTACCAACAGGTTTCCATCCTTGGAGAAACAGACGAGGAGAAAAGAAACTTTAGGGTTCTACTTTCCAAAAAAGTGGGAGAGGTCATTCAATCGGCTTTCAAATTATTGGGGATCGAGGTACCCGAACGAATGTAG
- a CDS encoding zinc-dependent peptidase has translation MTHRDIGFLQQNIPQIQKLSQSEKEKLFVRTAWFKSKKPFVYKGQVSSKNEVELLISASGMLLTLGMKSYKFIRAVHRVIVYPSDYYSILNKKHHVGEYNVGLKTLVFSEKGLRDGFEDDRDNINLAIHEFAHALCIETSGKNSWEARRFQFGLKKVKELFENQSFQEQYDESGYFRGYGLTSLIEFFAVAAENFLETPEQFENLYPELYDLLKKMLNYSYT, from the coding sequence TTGACCCATCGAGATATCGGTTTTCTACAGCAAAATATCCCTCAGATACAAAAACTGTCCCAGTCTGAAAAAGAGAAACTTTTTGTTCGCACAGCTTGGTTCAAGTCAAAAAAGCCATTCGTTTACAAAGGTCAAGTAAGTAGCAAAAACGAAGTTGAGCTTTTAATAAGTGCCTCGGGCATGCTCTTGACGCTGGGTATGAAGAGCTATAAATTCATAAGGGCGGTTCATAGGGTCATTGTATATCCTTCCGATTATTATTCGATACTGAACAAAAAACACCATGTTGGTGAATATAACGTAGGCCTGAAGACTTTGGTCTTTTCTGAAAAAGGCCTAAGAGACGGTTTTGAAGACGATAGGGACAACATCAATTTGGCGATACATGAATTTGCCCATGCGCTCTGTATTGAAACCTCAGGAAAGAATAGTTGGGAAGCAAGAAGATTTCAATTTGGCCTAAAGAAAGTAAAAGAGCTCTTCGAAAATCAATCTTTTCAAGAGCAATATGATGAGTCAGGTTATTTTAGGGGATACGGCCTCACAAGTCTGATAGAGTTTTTTGCTGTTGCCGCTGAGAACTTTTTGGAAACTCCTGAACAATTTGAAAATTTATATCCAGAGCTATATGACCTTTTGAAAAAAATGTTGAATTATTCCTATACCTAA
- a CDS encoding amino acid permease — protein sequence MQAQETKLKKFGTFGGVFTPTLLTILGVIMYLRMGWVVGNAGLLGAWFIIIISFLITLCTALSMSAITTNIRIGAGGAYAIISQALGLEVGGSLGIPRYISQGLAVTMYIFGFREGWLGIFPGHDPFLVDLIAFALLFAIAYISADLAIKTQYIIMAIIVLSLISIVMAAYHGSMVLPAEDALRWGTFKGSVENNFSGSSFWIVFAVFFPAATGIMAGANMSGELRNPKKSIPQGTLWAIGVSFVIYMLLAYWLARSASEEELVSNYNIIIEKSYFGPLVIAGILGATFSSALASIVGSSRILFAMGEHKVLPYSKFLAGKSANGQPRNAMVVTGIMIFATMLLRELNAVAPLVTLFFLITYAMINIVVIIEQRLGLISYRPIFKVNKWIPWIGLLSSVMAMFIINPTVSLVSIVIVFVVYWFLSRQNLETPFEDVRSGLFVSFAEWAAKHTWGMKSMQQRAWKPNLMVPVRDINGAKGNFQFLRNIAAPKGSIKLLGIEPFTENDAFVNELSTLSESFRLKGVFSSWTVIHSDDFAKGVNYGNQALRGAFFRPNIVFLNLQQHDDYEIEIRPVIKECIRLEIGVLLFSAHPTALLGQRNLINVWVSDRRGNWELGWDIGSLDLSTLIAYKLKKNWDARIRIITVISDPNEEENANTFLKSLISLARLPETLIEVYVGNFRDIVQNAPRADLNIFGMDENFKIEFVQEMTTKTKSSCLFVKDSGHESILA from the coding sequence ATGCAAGCCCAAGAAACGAAGCTCAAAAAATTCGGAACTTTTGGCGGCGTTTTTACGCCGACCCTGCTGACCATTCTTGGGGTGATCATGTATTTGCGGATGGGCTGGGTCGTTGGCAATGCCGGATTGTTGGGTGCTTGGTTCATCATTATCATTTCTTTTTTGATTACGTTGTGCACGGCCCTTTCGATGTCGGCGATCACCACGAACATACGAATAGGGGCAGGGGGTGCTTACGCCATTATTTCACAGGCTTTGGGCCTTGAGGTAGGCGGTAGTCTCGGAATACCCCGCTATATCTCACAAGGGCTGGCAGTCACCATGTATATATTTGGTTTTCGTGAGGGTTGGTTGGGCATTTTTCCGGGCCACGACCCATTTTTGGTAGATTTGATTGCTTTTGCGCTACTGTTCGCCATTGCCTATATCAGTGCCGATTTGGCTATCAAGACACAGTATATCATCATGGCGATAATTGTATTATCGCTGATTTCCATCGTTATGGCAGCTTATCATGGCTCTATGGTACTTCCAGCGGAAGATGCCCTCAGATGGGGCACTTTTAAGGGATCTGTTGAGAACAATTTTAGTGGTAGCAGTTTCTGGATAGTGTTCGCCGTTTTTTTTCCGGCCGCAACGGGTATCATGGCAGGGGCCAATATGTCAGGTGAGCTTAGAAACCCAAAAAAGAGCATTCCACAGGGAACCTTATGGGCCATTGGGGTAAGTTTTGTGATTTATATGTTGTTGGCTTACTGGTTGGCTCGTTCAGCTTCGGAGGAAGAATTGGTCTCCAATTACAACATAATTATTGAAAAATCGTATTTCGGTCCACTGGTGATCGCGGGTATTCTTGGAGCGACCTTTTCTTCTGCTCTGGCCTCAATAGTAGGGTCTTCGCGCATTCTCTTTGCCATGGGTGAACACAAGGTCTTGCCCTATTCCAAATTTCTTGCCGGAAAAAGTGCCAACGGGCAGCCCAGAAATGCCATGGTGGTTACCGGTATCATGATTTTTGCGACTATGTTGCTTCGTGAACTCAATGCAGTAGCCCCTTTGGTGACCTTGTTTTTCTTGATTACCTATGCCATGATCAATATTGTGGTCATCATTGAGCAACGATTGGGACTAATAAGCTATCGCCCCATTTTCAAAGTGAACAAATGGATTCCGTGGATCGGGCTATTATCATCGGTAATGGCCATGTTCATCATCAACCCAACGGTTAGTCTGGTTTCCATTGTCATTGTTTTCGTGGTGTACTGGTTCTTGTCTCGACAAAATCTGGAAACCCCTTTTGAAGATGTACGATCAGGGTTGTTCGTCTCGTTTGCCGAGTGGGCCGCCAAACACACTTGGGGCATGAAAAGCATGCAGCAAAGGGCATGGAAGCCCAATCTCATGGTGCCTGTTCGTGATATCAACGGCGCAAAGGGCAATTTTCAATTTCTACGTAATATAGCCGCACCAAAAGGGTCGATCAAGTTGTTGGGCATCGAGCCCTTTACCGAGAATGATGCCTTTGTGAATGAGCTTTCCACACTCTCAGAATCTTTTCGCCTAAAAGGGGTGTTCTCATCATGGACAGTGATACACAGTGATGATTTTGCCAAAGGGGTCAATTATGGCAATCAAGCCCTGCGGGGCGCTTTTTTTAGACCGAATATCGTTTTCTTGAATTTGCAGCAGCATGATGACTATGAAATTGAGATTCGGCCTGTGATCAAAGAGTGCATCCGTTTAGAAATAGGAGTGCTTCTGTTTTCGGCACACCCGACCGCTTTGTTGGGGCAGCGCAACTTGATCAATGTTTGGGTGAGTGATCGAAGGGGCAACTGGGAGCTTGGTTGGGATATCGGTAGTCTTGATTTATCCACTTTGATCGCCTATAAACTCAAGAAGAACTGGGATGCACGTATTCGCATCATCACGGTCATCTCTGATCCCAATGAGGAGGAAAATGCCAATACGTTCCTTAAATCTTTGATCAGCCTTGCCAGATTACCAGAGACGCTTATAGAAGTGTATGTGGGTAATTTTAGGGACATTGTGCAGAATGCGCCACGAGCCGATTTGAACATCTTTGGGATGGATGAGAATTTTAAAATTGAGTTCGTTCAAGAAATGACCACCAAGACCAAGAGCTCCTGTCTTTTTGTGAAAGATTCTGGCCATGAAAGTATTCTGGCCTGA
- the ctlX gene encoding citrulline utilization hydrolase CtlX encodes MQITDSILMIRPVGFRMNEQTAVNNYFMGNMDVQDQTINTRAQKEFDDFVAVLREKGVNVIVIDDRKEVDTPDSIFPNNWVSFHSNGTVAIYPMFAKNRRKERRDDIFDILEEQGFRIDTVMDYTSAEEDGVFLEGTGSILKDRVNQKAYCALSERADEKLFIEFCEDFDCFPVIFTANQTVNGERLPIYHTNVMMAMAETFVVICLSSIDDKNERKNVVDHIKKDNKEIIEITEKQMHHFAGNMLQVIGSDDQRFMVMSSAAYNSLRPDQINAIKKHCGIIHSPLDTIETCGGGSARCMMAEVFLPKR; translated from the coding sequence ATGCAGATAACCGATAGTATCTTGATGATCAGACCCGTTGGGTTTCGAATGAACGAGCAAACGGCCGTGAACAATTATTTCATGGGGAACATGGATGTTCAAGACCAGACCATAAACACGCGTGCCCAAAAAGAGTTCGATGATTTTGTAGCGGTGCTGAGGGAAAAGGGTGTAAATGTAATAGTCATTGATGATAGAAAGGAAGTCGATACGCCCGATTCGATATTCCCGAACAATTGGGTGTCTTTTCATTCGAATGGAACAGTGGCGATCTATCCCATGTTTGCCAAGAACCGAAGAAAAGAACGTAGAGATGATATCTTCGACATTCTTGAAGAGCAGGGTTTTCGAATCGATACTGTAATGGATTATACTTCTGCTGAAGAAGATGGTGTTTTTTTAGAGGGCACAGGAAGTATTTTGAAAGACCGGGTGAACCAAAAGGCCTATTGTGCCCTTTCTGAACGGGCCGATGAAAAGCTCTTCATTGAGTTTTGCGAAGATTTTGACTGTTTTCCGGTAATTTTTACCGCCAACCAAACGGTCAATGGTGAACGTTTGCCCATTTACCATACCAATGTAATGATGGCCATGGCCGAGACCTTCGTTGTTATCTGTCTTAGCAGCATCGATGATAAGAATGAGCGAAAAAACGTGGTCGACCATATCAAAAAAGACAACAAGGAAATCATTGAGATCACCGAAAAGCAAATGCACCATTTTGCTGGCAACATGTTACAGGTCATCGGTAGTGATGACCAGCGGTTCATGGTCATGAGTTCTGCTGCTTACAATAGTTTACGGCCTGACCAAATCAACGCCATCAAAAAACATTGTGGTATCATTCACAGCCCTCTTGATACTATTGAAACTTGTGGTGGTGGTTCGGCCAGGTGTATGATGGCCGAGGTGTTTTTGCCAAAGCGCTAA